One Primulina huaijiensis isolate GDHJ02 chromosome 5, ASM1229523v2, whole genome shotgun sequence DNA segment encodes these proteins:
- the LOC140977586 gene encoding uncharacterized protein gives MADRPPRQNRNPRYANTDCEVRQENEQGNGPPPAVNLSQADLMTIATIVATTLQGLGNQNVNQPPPPPQPNGIKFHYESLRKNRCPTFSGAADPEVSQSWLKSVETQHRLLEVPEALKVDVTVPFLEDKAGKWWEGISPAMTAAGPITWQRFREAYLKQYYPAEVRLQKLSEFENFTQTPDMSVVEYTSQFNALGSYAPAIMADEVLKLHRFKKGLNSRIQSALAVYQPTNFSDLMGSAIRAETDIQRREKEFKNKRPMTSQSSRSNQTFKKPNQSGGPSKGPSPTSSYQDIKPCPTCHLRHLGECRRNSGVCFGCGKAGHLITECPTAANQAAGPNKGTWPNTGANPNKPKEGKPNARVFAMTQEEADDATEVVSGTILIQKGPAYVLFDCGATHSFVSKRLAKKLRHKPELLAEPFRIATPTNKAIETHEIHRDCLISIGNQKFSADLIQIVMADFDIILGMDWLAKNNAIVDYKGKRVKLRTPNQKEIVYHGKSKERKSLLSASQTRKAMKSGEDIYLAMVSEVQGEVELKIEDIPIVCEFPDVFPEDLPGAVPDREVEFEINLVPGAAPISKAPYRISPAELKELKEQLQELLDKKQIRPSVSPWGAPVLFVKKKDGSMRLCIDYRELNKITIKNKYPLPKIDDLFDQLKGAAVFSKLDLRTGYHQLKVRAEDIPNTAFRTRYGHYEFTVMPFGLTNAPAAFMDLMNRVFKPFLDQFIAVFIDDTLVYSSNERDHEEHLRIALQTLRDKELYAKFKKCEFWLKSVSFLGHVISEAGVSVDPRXASLSARPCLQETVKLNQDRDPELTKLKGQVESGKSQDLQIDDRGVLWMKGRLCVPDSDNLRQEILSKQSTNDLEDYCNPWKYLNGNGNISPWTLW, from the exons ATGGCCGACAGACCCCCGAGACAGAATCGCAACCCGCGTTATGCTAACACCGACTGTGAGGTCAGACAAGAGAACGAACAAGGGAATGGACCCCCGCCTGCAGTCAACTTAAGCCAAGCTGATCTTATGACCATAGCCACCATTGTAGCGACAACACTGCAAGGGTTGGGAAATCAGAACGTCAATCAGCCGCCACCACCTCCACAACCAAACGGAATCAAGTTCCACTATGAATCGCTTCGCAAGAACAGGTGTCCAACCTTCAGTGGAGCTGCAGACCCTGAGGTCAGCCAGAGCTGGCTGAAAAGTGTAGAGACTCAACACCGCCTATTGGAAGTTCCCGAGGCACTGAAAGTGGACGTGACTGTGCCGTTCCTAGAAGATAAAGCAGGAAAATGGTGGGAAGGAATTTCGCCAGCCATGACAGCTGCAGGACCAATCACTTGGCAGCGATTTCGAGAAGCCTATCTGAAACAGTATTATCCGGCCGAGGTCAGACTACAGAAACTgagtgagtttgaaaatttcacTCAAACTCCGGATATGTCAGTCGTGGAATACACCTCCCAGTTCAATGCCCTTGGATCTTATGCTCCGGCAATTATGGCGGACGAAGTTTTGAAACTGCATCGTTTTAAGAAAGGATTGAACAGCAGGATCCAATCAGCTCTAGCAGTCTACCAACCCACGAATTTTTCAGACCTAATGGGCTCAGCTATCCGAGCCGAAACTGACATCCAGCGCAGGGAGAAGGAATTTAAGAACAAAAGGCCCATGACTAGTCAGTCCTCACGCAGTAATCAGACTTTCAAGAAGCCTAACCAGTCCGGTGGACCGTCAAAAGGACCTTCGCCTACCTCAAGCTACCAGGATATTAAGCCTTGCCCAACATGCCACCTACGACACCTGGGAGAATGCCGAAGAAACAGTGGTGTATGCTTCGGATGTGGGAAAGCGGGACACCTAATTACTGAATGTCCTACTGCTGCCAACCAAGCAGCCGGGCCCAACAAGGGAACATGGCCAAATACAGGAGCTAACCCCAACAAGCCAAAAGAAGGCAAGCCTAATGCCAGGGTCTTTGCTATGACTCAAGAAGAGGCCGACGATGCCACTGAAGTCGTGTCAGGTACCATTCTTATTCAAAAAGGGCCTGCTTATGtgttatttgattgtggtgccacgcATTCATTTGTATCTAAGAGACTCGCTAAGAAACTAAGACATAAGCCCGAATTATTAGCCGAACCTTTTCGAATAGCCACACCTACAAATAAGGCCATCGAAACTCACGAGATTCACAGAGACTGTTTAATCAGTATCGGTAATCAGAAATTCAGCGCAGACCTAATACAAATAGTCATGGCTGACTTTGACATCATtctaggaatggattggttagccaaaAACAATGCAATAGTGGACTATAAAGGGAAAAGAGTTAAACTCCGAACCCCGAATCAGAAAGAGATTGTGTATCATGGTAAATCCAAGGAACGGAAATCACTCCTTTCCGCTTCCCAAACACGAAAAGCCATGAAATCCGGAGAAGATATCTACCTAGCAATGGTTAGCGAAGTGCAAGGAGAAGTCGAACTGAAGATAGAAGACATCCCAATAGTATGTGAGTTCCCGGATGTTTTTCCAGAAGACCTCCCAGGGGCAGTCCCGGACCGCGAAGTTGAGTTCGAAATCAATCTAGTTCCTGGTGCAGCACcaatatctaaagcaccttacagGATATCGCCAGCTgaactcaaggagctaaaagagcaactccaagaattgctagacaaaaAGCAAATTCGACCTAGTGTTTCCCCATGGGGAGCACCAGTActctttgtaaagaaaaaagatgggagtatgagaTTGTGCATCGACTACAGAGAACTAAACAAGATCACtatcaagaacaagtaccccCTCCCAAAGATTGACGACCTATTTGATCAACTTAAGGGAGCCGCAGTATTTTCTAAACTGGATCTGAGGACGGGATACCACCAACTGAAGGTCAGGGCGGAAGATATCCCCAACACAGCTTTtcggacaagatatggacattatgagttcacAGTGATGCCTTTCGGGCTGACTAACGCGCCTGCAGCCTTCATGGACCTAATGAACAGAGTTTTCAAGCCATTCCTGGATCAGTTCATAGCAGTATTTATTGACGACACCCTCGTCTATTCTTCCAACGAGCGAGATCACGAAGAGCATCTGCGCATTGCACTTCAGACTTTGAGAGACAAAGAGCTCTATGCTAAgtttaagaaatgtgagttctggctaaAGAGTGTATCCTTTTTAGGACACGTAATCTCTGAAGCAGGAGTATCAGTGGATCCCAGGNTGGCCTCACTCTCCGCGAGGCCATGTCTGCAAGAGACTGTAAAGTTAAACCAGGACCGAGACCCTGAGCTAACAAAACTCAAGGGACAAGTTGAAAGTGGGAAGTCTCAAGATCTACAAATCGATGACAGAGGAGTcttatggatgaaaggacgactGTGTGTACCAGACAGCGATAACCTTCGCCAAGAaatact gtcaaagcaGAGCACCAACGACCTGGAGGATTATTGCAACCCCTGGAAatacctgaatggaaatgggaacatatctccatggactttgtggtag